The Mycobacterium paragordonae genome includes a region encoding these proteins:
- a CDS encoding M15 family metallopeptidase, with amino-acid sequence MFARPVAGIVLAAVVLVAVCCGAPVARADPVAPADFVVLQDLDPSIEADIRYYTPHNFTGDPVDGYQAPLCILTRAAAEGLRRAQQQLKPRGYTLKVYDCYRPQRAVDEFVSWASDVADQRMRAEFYPRVDKSVLFRDGYIAARSGHSRGSTVDLTVVRLPAAPAPRYIPDQPLVDCTAPAPQRFPDDSIDMGSGFDCFDPVAHTLDVQGEQLSNRLLLKDVLQAQGFVNYADEWWHYTFQPEPYPDTYFDFPIDRSSFD; translated from the coding sequence ATGTTTGCCAGGCCGGTTGCCGGCATCGTGCTGGCGGCAGTCGTGCTGGTGGCGGTCTGCTGCGGCGCGCCGGTTGCCCGGGCCGACCCCGTCGCGCCCGCCGACTTCGTGGTGCTGCAGGACCTCGACCCGAGTATCGAGGCGGACATCCGCTACTACACGCCGCACAACTTCACCGGCGACCCGGTCGACGGATACCAGGCTCCGCTGTGCATCCTCACCCGCGCGGCGGCCGAGGGGCTACGGCGAGCCCAGCAGCAGCTCAAACCCCGCGGCTACACGCTGAAGGTGTACGACTGCTACCGCCCACAGCGCGCCGTCGACGAATTCGTCAGCTGGGCAAGCGATGTGGCGGATCAGCGGATGAGGGCCGAGTTCTATCCGCGCGTGGACAAGTCGGTGTTGTTCCGCGACGGATACATCGCCGCACGCTCCGGGCACAGTCGTGGCAGCACGGTCGATTTGACGGTGGTGCGACTGCCGGCCGCACCCGCTCCGCGATACATCCCGGACCAGCCGCTGGTGGATTGCACGGCCCCGGCTCCGCAGCGGTTTCCCGACGATTCCATCGATATGGGCTCGGGCTTCGACTGTTTCGATCCGGTCGCCCACACCCTGGACGTCCAGGGCGAGCAACTGTCGAATCGATTGCTGCTCAAGGACGTTCTGCAGGCCCAGGGCTTCGTCAACTACGCCGACGAATGGTGGCACTACACCTTTCAACCGGAGCCCTACCCGGATACCTACTTCGACTTCCCCATCGACCGTTCGTCGTTCGATTAA
- a CDS encoding DUF2613 domain-containing protein: protein MNRIVAPAAASVVVGLLLGAAAIFGVTLMVQQDTKPPLPGGDPGSSVLNRVEYGNRS, encoded by the coding sequence ATGAACCGGATCGTCGCGCCCGCCGCCGCCAGTGTGGTAGTCGGCCTGTTGCTCGGCGCGGCGGCGATCTTCGGCGTCACCTTGATGGTCCAGCAGGACACCAAGCCGCCACTGCCCGGGGGCGATCCGGGGTCGTCGGTGCTCAACCGGGTCGAGTACGGAAACCGTAGCTAG
- a CDS encoding glycoside hydrolase family 3 N-terminal domain-containing protein, whose product MAFPRTLAVLAAASMLVVACHGGTKPGKSSAPSSPSSSSTSSTPAAAPGPRVCADPPDVPGKMPNLRDKLAQLLMVGVRDAADARAVVTESHVGGILIGSDTDLSMLPGPLGEIANAAGPLPLAVGVDEEGGRVSRLRTLLDGRGPTAKEMGQTMTPAQVHDLVLTRGRKMKELGITVDFAPVVDVTDEPDDSVIGDRSFGADPAKVTEYAGAYAQGLRDAKLLPVLKHFPGHGHGSGDSHTGGVTTPPLSELIANDLVPYRTLLNAIPVAVMVGHMQVPGLTGSDPASLSKAALDLLRTGTGYGGPPFNGPVFSDDVSSMAAISDRFGVTEAVLKTLQAGTDIALWVTTKEVPAVLDRLEQAVNAGDLPVQQVDASLVRVAAMKGVTATCGR is encoded by the coding sequence ATGGCTTTTCCGCGCACCCTGGCCGTCCTTGCCGCCGCATCGATGCTGGTCGTCGCCTGCCACGGCGGGACCAAGCCCGGGAAGTCGTCAGCCCCGAGCAGCCCGAGCTCGTCGAGCACCAGTTCCACCCCGGCCGCGGCACCGGGCCCGCGGGTGTGCGCCGACCCGCCCGACGTCCCCGGCAAGATGCCCAACCTGCGTGACAAGCTGGCCCAGCTGCTGATGGTCGGGGTGCGCGACGCCGCCGACGCCAGGGCCGTGGTCACCGAGTCCCATGTCGGGGGCATCCTGATCGGCAGCGACACCGACCTGTCCATGCTCCCGGGACCGCTGGGCGAGATCGCCAACGCGGCCGGTCCGCTGCCGCTCGCCGTCGGCGTCGACGAGGAGGGCGGCCGGGTGTCGCGGTTGCGGACCCTGCTGGACGGCAGGGGCCCGACAGCCAAGGAGATGGGGCAGACGATGACGCCCGCCCAGGTTCACGATCTGGTGCTGACCCGCGGCCGCAAGATGAAAGAACTGGGCATCACCGTCGACTTCGCCCCGGTGGTCGACGTGACCGACGAGCCCGACGACAGCGTGATCGGCGACCGCTCGTTCGGTGCGGATCCCGCGAAAGTCACCGAGTACGCCGGCGCCTACGCGCAGGGCCTGCGCGACGCGAAGCTGCTGCCGGTGCTCAAGCACTTCCCCGGGCACGGCCACGGCTCCGGCGATTCGCACACCGGCGGCGTCACCACGCCACCGCTGTCCGAGCTCATCGCCAACGACCTGGTGCCGTATCGGACCCTGCTCAATGCCATCCCGGTTGCGGTGATGGTCGGGCACATGCAGGTCCCCGGGTTGACCGGCAGTGATCCGGCCAGCCTCAGCAAAGCCGCCCTCGATCTGCTGCGGACCGGCACCGGCTACGGCGGGCCGCCGTTCAACGGTCCGGTCTTCAGCGACGACGTGTCCAGCATGGCCGCCATCTCCGACCGGTTCGGCGTGACCGAGGCCGTGCTGAAAACGTTGCAGGCCGGCACCGACATCGCACTGTGGGTCACCACCAAGGAAGTGCCCGCCGTGCTGGACCGGCTGGAACAGGCCGTCAACGCCGGCGATCTGCCGGTTCAGCAGGTGGACGCCTCACTGGTGCGGGTCGCGGCGATGAAGGGTGTCACCGCGACGTGTGGCCGCTAG
- a CDS encoding 3-oxoacyl-ACP reductase — translation MAPKVSPDLFSQVVNSGPGSFLAKQLGVPQPEPLRRYKAGDPPLAGSLLIGGEGRVVEPLRAALDKDYDLVGNNLGGRWADSFGGLVFDATGITEPTGLKALHDFFTPVVRNLGPSARVVVVGTTPEAIDNPHERIAQRALEGFTRSVGKELRRGGTSALVYLAPDAKPAATGLESTMRFILSAKSAYVGGQVFYVGAADSAPPADWDRPLDGKVAIVTGAARGIGATIAEVFARDGASVVAIDVESAAEALAETASKVGGTPLWLDVTGDDAVDKISEHLRDHHGGKADILVNNAGITRDKLLANMDDARWDAVIAVNLLAPLRLTEGLVANGTLGEGGRVIGLSSIAGIAGNRGQTNYGTTKAGMIGITQALAPELAQKNITINAVAPGFIETKMTAAIPLATREVARRMNSLLQGGQPVDVAEAIAYFASPASNAVTGNVIRVCGQAMIGA, via the coding sequence GTGGCACCGAAGGTCTCGCCCGATCTGTTCTCCCAGGTTGTCAATTCCGGCCCGGGATCGTTCCTGGCCAAGCAACTCGGGGTCCCCCAGCCCGAGCCGCTGCGCCGGTACAAGGCGGGTGACCCGCCCCTGGCCGGCTCGCTGCTGATCGGCGGAGAGGGCCGGGTCGTCGAGCCGCTGCGGGCGGCGCTGGACAAGGACTACGACCTGGTGGGCAACAACCTGGGCGGGCGCTGGGCCGACTCGTTCGGTGGCCTGGTGTTCGACGCCACCGGCATCACCGAGCCCACCGGGCTGAAGGCCCTGCACGACTTCTTCACCCCCGTCGTGCGCAACCTGGGCCCCTCGGCGCGGGTCGTCGTGGTGGGCACCACGCCGGAGGCGATCGACAACCCGCACGAGCGGATCGCGCAGCGCGCCCTGGAGGGCTTCACCCGCTCGGTCGGCAAGGAACTGCGCCGCGGCGGCACCTCGGCGCTGGTGTACCTGGCGCCCGATGCGAAGCCGGCCGCGACCGGCCTGGAATCCACGATGCGGTTCATCCTGTCGGCCAAGTCGGCGTACGTCGGCGGCCAGGTGTTCTACGTCGGCGCGGCAGACTCGGCGCCGCCGGCCGACTGGGACCGCCCGCTGGACGGCAAGGTGGCCATCGTGACCGGCGCGGCCCGCGGCATCGGGGCCACCATCGCCGAAGTGTTCGCCAGGGACGGCGCCAGCGTGGTCGCGATCGACGTGGAGTCCGCCGCCGAGGCCCTGGCCGAGACCGCCAGCAAGGTGGGCGGCACACCGCTGTGGCTGGATGTCACCGGCGACGACGCGGTGGACAAGATCTCCGAGCACCTGCGCGACCACCACGGGGGCAAGGCCGACATTCTGGTGAACAACGCCGGCATCACCCGCGACAAGCTGCTGGCCAACATGGATGACGCCCGTTGGGATGCCGTCATCGCCGTCAATCTGCTTGCCCCACTGCGTCTTACCGAAGGGCTGGTGGCCAACGGCACCCTCGGCGAGGGCGGCCGGGTGATCGGGCTGTCGTCGATCGCCGGCATTGCGGGCAACCGCGGGCAGACGAACTACGGCACCACCAAGGCCGGCATGATCGGCATCACCCAGGCGCTGGCCCCCGAACTCGCCCAGAAGAACATCACGATCAACGCGGTGGCGCCGGGCTTCATCGAAACCAAGATGACCGCCGCGATCCCGCTGGCCACCCGCGAGGTGGCCCGCCGGATGAACTCGCTGCTGCAGGGCGGCCAGCCCGTCGACGTCGCCGAGGCCATCGCGTACTTCGCCAGCCCGGCCTCAAATGCCGTGACCGGCAATGTGATCCGGGTCTGCGGCCAGGCGATGATCGGGGCCTGA
- a CDS encoding chloride channel protein, whose protein sequence is MPRKPGADEFYAFFCAVVIVGLLAGLAGLATTVVLRSVEHLTYHYTFGSLLDGITGSSPVRRALGPMVGAAVAGSGWWILRRRADVPPLAGTIARHERVPRLTWSIDAVLQVVLVGSGASLGREGAPRQFASVLGDFGTAWLKRLSPGDREILLACAAGAGLGAVYAVPMAGALFTLRILLNTWRLRAVGAALITSSLAVAVGSAVTHDHNELHWRGAESAYLLSAHGLALAPVAFAVGWVFNKIIAAARPATLIRSWVLIPALAGAGLLTGVCSHWWPELPGNGKSVLTVSLASGMTLTSAAVILALKPVLTALFLRAGGAGGLLTPSLATGAAAGTLLVLTLNQFAGTHLHGPVISLGAAAGVLAVTQGSPIWAAIFVWELARPPIWMLLVFAVTAVGAHTLDRLVVRRQRLRLEDRAG, encoded by the coding sequence GTGCCCCGAAAGCCCGGCGCCGACGAGTTCTATGCCTTCTTCTGTGCTGTCGTCATCGTCGGGCTTTTAGCCGGGCTCGCCGGGCTGGCCACCACGGTGGTGCTCCGGTCGGTCGAACACCTCACGTACCACTACACATTCGGCTCGCTGCTCGACGGGATCACCGGCAGCAGTCCGGTACGACGGGCCCTGGGCCCGATGGTGGGCGCGGCAGTGGCCGGCTCGGGCTGGTGGATCCTGCGGAGGCGTGCCGACGTCCCGCCGCTGGCCGGCACCATCGCCCGGCACGAACGGGTACCGCGGCTGACGTGGAGCATCGACGCCGTGCTCCAGGTGGTGCTGGTCGGCTCCGGCGCCTCGCTGGGCCGCGAAGGCGCGCCACGCCAATTCGCGTCAGTGCTGGGCGATTTCGGCACGGCGTGGCTGAAGCGGCTGTCCCCGGGCGACCGGGAGATCCTGCTGGCCTGCGCCGCCGGCGCCGGGCTCGGCGCGGTGTACGCGGTACCGATGGCGGGTGCGCTCTTCACGTTGCGCATCCTCCTGAATACCTGGCGGTTGCGCGCGGTGGGCGCGGCGCTGATCACGTCGAGCCTGGCCGTCGCGGTCGGCTCGGCGGTCACCCACGACCACAACGAATTGCATTGGCGCGGCGCGGAATCGGCCTATCTGTTGAGCGCGCACGGGCTGGCGCTGGCACCGGTGGCCTTCGCGGTGGGGTGGGTCTTCAACAAGATCATCGCCGCGGCCCGTCCGGCCACACTGATCCGGTCCTGGGTGCTGATTCCCGCGCTTGCCGGCGCGGGGCTGCTGACCGGCGTCTGTTCGCACTGGTGGCCCGAGCTGCCCGGCAACGGAAAGAGCGTGCTCACCGTCAGTCTGGCCTCCGGTATGACACTGACCTCGGCCGCCGTGATCTTGGCGTTGAAGCCGGTGCTGACGGCGCTGTTCCTGCGCGCCGGCGGAGCCGGTGGCCTGCTCACGCCGTCGTTGGCCACCGGCGCGGCCGCGGGCACACTGCTGGTGCTGACGCTCAATCAGTTCGCCGGAACGCACTTGCACGGGCCGGTCATCTCCCTGGGTGCTGCGGCCGGCGTGCTGGCGGTGACCCAGGGTTCACCGATCTGGGCAGCGATCTTCGTCTGGGAACTGGCGCGGCCACCGATCTGGATGCTGCTGGTGTTCGCCGTCACCGCGGTCGGGGCGCACACGCTCGACAGACTGGTGGTCCGCCGTCAGCGCCTGCGCCTGGAAGACCGAGCGGGTTAG
- a CDS encoding TetR/AcrR family transcriptional regulator, translated as MAGGTKRLPRAVREQQMLDAAVQMFSVNGYHETSMDTIAAAAEISKPMLYLYYGSKEDLFGACLNREMSRFIDGVRADIDFTQSPKDLLRNTIVAFLRYIDENRASWIVMYTQATSSQAFAHTVREGREQIIELVAGLVRAGTRSPRSDAEIEIMAVALVGAGEAVASRLSTGDIDVDAAAEMMIDLFWAGLRGAPADRDVGPNTATG; from the coding sequence ATGGCAGGTGGTACCAAGCGGTTACCGCGTGCTGTCCGCGAGCAACAAATGCTCGACGCCGCAGTGCAGATGTTCTCGGTCAACGGCTATCACGAAACCTCGATGGACACCATCGCCGCCGCGGCCGAGATCTCCAAGCCGATGCTCTACCTGTATTACGGATCCAAGGAAGACCTGTTCGGCGCCTGCCTGAACCGGGAGATGAGCCGGTTCATCGACGGCGTGCGCGCCGACATCGACTTCACGCAGAGCCCAAAAGATCTGTTGCGCAACACCATTGTGGCGTTCCTGCGTTATATCGACGAGAACCGCGCGTCCTGGATCGTGATGTACACCCAGGCCACCAGCTCCCAGGCGTTCGCCCATACCGTGCGCGAGGGCCGGGAACAGATCATCGAACTGGTGGCCGGGCTGGTGCGGGCCGGCACCCGCAGCCCGCGGTCCGATGCCGAAATCGAGATCATGGCGGTGGCTTTGGTGGGCGCCGGCGAAGCGGTGGCCAGCCGGCTCAGCACCGGTGACATCGACGTCGACGCGGCCGCCGAGATGATGATCGACCTGTTCTGGGCGGGTCTGCGGGGGGCGCCGGCCGACCGGGATGTCGGCCCGAACACCGCGACCGGTTAA
- a CDS encoding DUF3367 domain-containing protein, whose amino-acid sequence MLLVGAVSLLLSFLQSPGQVSPDTKLDLTANPLRFLTRATNLWNSELPFGQSQNQAYGYLFPHGTFFLIGHALGVPGWVTQRLWWALLLTVGFWGMLRVAEALGIGSPASRMLGAVAFALSPRVLTTLGSISSETLPMMLAPWVLLPTILALGNKAERGGPGRSARVLAGQAGIAVALMGAVNAIATLAGCLPAAIWLAAHRPNRRWWRYAGWLVVALVPAVLWWVVALSQLRNVSPPFLDFIESSGVTTQWSSLVELLRGTDSWTPFVAPTATAGAPLVTGPVAILGTCLVAGAGLAGLAAAAMPARGRLVTMLLVGVVLLAVGYSGGLGSPVAHQVQAFLDAGGTPLRNVHKLGPVVRIPLVLGFAHLLGRIPLPGSAPKAAWLAAFAHPERDRRVAVGIVALVGLLVSTSLAWSARLAPPGTFSALPDYWHEAADWLTAHQDGRVLVVPGAPFATQVWGTSHDEPLQVLGSSAWGVRDSIPLTPPQTIRAIDSVQRLFAAGRPSAGLADTLARQGISYVAVRNDLDPESSRSARPILVHRAISGSPGLTKVAEFGAPVGPGVLAGFVSDSGLRPRYPAVQIYRVGAGGHPGAPYFADVARLPRVDGGPEVLLRLDERRRLLGQPPLGPVLLTADARAAGLATPEVTVTDTPLARETDYGRVDLHSSAIRAPGDARHTYNRVPDYPVPGADTVYGSWTGGRITVSSSSSDATALPDVAAATSPAAAVDGDPATSWVSNALQAAVGQWLQVDFDHPVTNAVLTLTPSASAVGAQVRRILVETANGSTTLRFDESGKPLSAALPVGETPWVRVTAAGTDDGSAGVQFGITDLTVTQYDASGFAHPVQLRHTVLVPGPPSGATIAGWDLGAELLGRPGCAPGPVSVRCAASMALAPEEPVNLSRTLTVPSPVSVTPTVWVRPRQGPKLADLVAEPNTTRAYGDSDLVEVLGSAYAATDGDPATAWTAPQRVVQFKTPPTLTLKLPRATEVTGLRVAPSRTTLPAHPTMLAVDLGDGPQVQAVDPSRDAQTLTLHPRVTDTVTVSLLDWQDIIDRNALGFDQLKPPGLAEVAALGADGNPIAAGGGAEAARTREVFVDCEHGPVIAVAGRFLHTSIRTTAGALLDDEPVAAQPCEPGPIELPAGRQELLISPGAAFVVDGAQLSATPESPCAPVVSADTGAWGPARREVRAPASANSRVLVIPESINPGWVARDSRGARLTPVAVNGWQQAWLVPAGDAGTITLTFAANTVYRAGLGLGLSLLPLLALLAFWRRRNGSDDDAAAVPWPTGVWAGVAVLGAGGLIAGVVGVLVVGALLGVRYLAPPRWRDGLTVGLSAGGIVLAGAALSRHPWRSVDGYAGHSASVQLLALISLAAVATSVVGRAKGANS is encoded by the coding sequence CTGCTGTTGGTCGGAGCCGTATCGCTGCTGCTGTCCTTCCTCCAGTCACCCGGCCAGGTCTCCCCCGACACCAAACTCGACCTCACCGCCAACCCGCTGCGCTTCCTGACCCGCGCCACCAACCTGTGGAACAGCGAGCTGCCGTTCGGCCAGTCGCAGAACCAGGCCTACGGCTACCTGTTTCCGCACGGCACCTTCTTCCTGATCGGACATGCGCTGGGCGTGCCCGGCTGGGTCACCCAGCGGCTGTGGTGGGCGCTGCTGCTGACGGTGGGGTTCTGGGGGATGCTGCGGGTCGCCGAGGCGCTGGGCATCGGCAGCCCGGCGTCCCGGATGCTCGGCGCCGTCGCGTTCGCACTGTCACCGCGGGTGCTGACCACGCTGGGATCGATCTCCTCGGAAACGCTGCCGATGATGCTCGCGCCCTGGGTGCTGCTGCCGACGATTCTCGCTCTGGGAAACAAGGCCGAGCGCGGTGGCCCGGGGCGCTCGGCGCGGGTGCTGGCCGGCCAGGCGGGGATCGCGGTTGCGCTGATGGGCGCGGTCAATGCGATCGCGACGCTGGCCGGTTGCCTTCCGGCGGCGATCTGGCTGGCCGCGCACCGGCCGAATCGGCGCTGGTGGCGCTACGCCGGGTGGCTGGTCGTGGCGCTGGTTCCGGCGGTGTTGTGGTGGGTGGTGGCACTGAGCCAGTTGCGCAACGTCAGCCCGCCGTTTCTGGACTTCATCGAATCCTCCGGGGTGACTACGCAGTGGTCGTCGCTGGTGGAGCTGTTGCGCGGTACCGACAGCTGGACTCCGTTCGTGGCGCCCACGGCCACGGCGGGCGCTCCCCTGGTCACCGGGCCGGTCGCCATCCTGGGCACCTGTTTGGTCGCCGGGGCCGGGTTGGCCGGGCTGGCCGCTGCCGCGATGCCGGCCCGGGGCCGGCTGGTGACCATGCTGCTGGTCGGCGTGGTGCTGCTGGCCGTCGGTTACAGCGGCGGGCTGGGATCGCCGGTCGCCCACCAGGTGCAGGCCTTCCTGGATGCCGGCGGCACTCCGCTGCGCAATGTGCACAAGCTCGGGCCCGTCGTCCGCATCCCGCTGGTCCTCGGGTTCGCGCACCTGCTGGGCCGCATCCCGTTGCCGGGCAGCGCTCCGAAAGCGGCGTGGCTGGCCGCGTTCGCCCACCCGGAGCGGGACCGCCGGGTGGCGGTCGGGATCGTCGCGCTCGTAGGACTGCTGGTGAGCACGTCACTGGCGTGGTCCGCACGCCTGGCCCCGCCGGGCACGTTCAGCGCGCTGCCGGACTACTGGCATGAAGCGGCCGACTGGCTCACCGCTCACCAGGACGGGCGGGTGCTGGTGGTGCCGGGCGCGCCCTTTGCCACCCAGGTGTGGGGAACGAGTCACGACGAGCCGCTGCAGGTGCTCGGCAGCAGCGCGTGGGGGGTGCGCGACTCGATCCCGCTGACACCGCCGCAGACCATTCGGGCTATCGATTCGGTGCAACGTCTGTTCGCGGCCGGACGGCCATCCGCCGGCTTGGCCGATACCCTTGCCCGACAAGGTATTTCGTACGTGGCGGTGCGCAACGACCTGGACCCCGAGTCGTCGCGGTCGGCCCGGCCGATACTGGTGCACCGCGCCATCTCGGGGTCGCCGGGGTTGACGAAAGTGGCCGAGTTCGGTGCGCCGGTCGGCCCCGGAGTGCTGGCCGGCTTCGTCAGTGACAGCGGGTTGCGGCCGCGGTACCCGGCCGTTCAGATCTATCGGGTCGGTGCGGGGGGCCATCCGGGCGCGCCGTACTTCGCCGACGTTGCGCGGCTGCCCCGCGTCGACGGTGGACCCGAAGTGTTGCTGCGACTGGACGAACGGCGACGGTTGCTGGGTCAGCCGCCGCTGGGCCCGGTGTTGCTTACCGCAGACGCCCGGGCCGCCGGGCTAGCGACGCCGGAAGTCACCGTCACCGATACCCCGCTCGCCCGCGAAACCGACTACGGCCGCGTCGACCTGCATTCGTCGGCGATTCGGGCGCCCGGGGACGCCCGGCACACCTACAACCGGGTGCCCGATTACCCCGTACCCGGCGCCGACACCGTCTACGGAAGCTGGACCGGTGGCCGCATCACGGTGTCGAGTTCGTCGTCGGATGCCACCGCCCTACCCGATGTCGCCGCGGCGACCTCGCCCGCCGCCGCCGTGGACGGCGATCCGGCGACGTCCTGGGTGTCCAACGCCCTGCAGGCCGCCGTCGGGCAGTGGCTGCAGGTGGATTTCGACCATCCGGTGACCAACGCGGTCCTCACCCTGACACCGAGCGCGTCGGCCGTCGGCGCGCAGGTGCGCCGCATCCTGGTCGAAACCGCCAACGGCAGCACCACCTTGCGGTTCGACGAGTCCGGAAAGCCGTTGAGCGCCGCGCTGCCCGTCGGCGAGACGCCGTGGGTGCGGGTCACGGCGGCCGGCACCGACGACGGATCGGCCGGGGTGCAGTTCGGGATCACCGATCTGACGGTCACCCAGTACGACGCGTCGGGCTTCGCCCATCCGGTGCAGTTGCGGCACACCGTCCTGGTGCCGGGCCCGCCATCCGGCGCCACGATCGCGGGCTGGGACCTGGGCGCTGAATTGCTGGGCCGCCCGGGATGCGCGCCGGGGCCGGTCAGCGTGCGGTGCGCCGCGTCGATGGCCCTGGCTCCCGAGGAGCCCGTCAACCTGAGCCGTACCCTGACGGTGCCCAGCCCGGTGTCGGTGACTCCGACCGTGTGGGTGCGCCCGCGTCAGGGACCTAAACTGGCGGATCTGGTCGCTGAGCCGAATACCACTCGGGCTTATGGTGATTCCGACCTGGTCGAGGTGCTCGGCTCGGCGTATGCGGCCACCGACGGCGATCCGGCCACGGCGTGGACCGCGCCGCAGCGGGTGGTGCAGTTCAAGACCCCGCCGACGCTGACGCTGAAGCTGCCGCGGGCCACCGAGGTGACCGGGTTGCGGGTGGCGCCCAGCCGGACCACACTCCCAGCCCATCCGACCATGCTGGCTGTCGACCTGGGCGACGGACCGCAGGTGCAGGCCGTGGACCCGAGCCGCGATGCGCAGACGCTCACGCTGCACCCGAGGGTGACCGACACCGTCACGGTGAGCCTGCTCGATTGGCAGGACATCATCGACCGTAACGCGCTCGGATTCGACCAGCTCAAGCCGCCGGGGCTGGCCGAGGTGGCAGCGCTCGGCGCCGACGGCAACCCGATCGCGGCCGGTGGCGGCGCTGAGGCCGCGCGCACCCGGGAAGTTTTCGTCGACTGTGAGCACGGGCCGGTCATCGCCGTGGCCGGCCGGTTCCTGCATACCTCGATCCGGACCACCGCCGGCGCCTTGCTGGACGACGAGCCCGTCGCGGCGCAACCGTGCGAACCCGGTCCGATCGAGCTGCCGGCCGGCCGGCAGGAGCTGTTGATCAGTCCGGGTGCGGCATTCGTGGTGGACGGCGCGCAGCTGTCGGCCACACCCGAATCACCTTGTGCACCTGTGGTTTCCGCCGATACCGGTGCCTGGGGACCAGCACGTCGGGAGGTGCGAGCGCCCGCGTCGGCGAACTCACGGGTGCTGGTGATACCGGAGAGCATCAACCCGGGGTGGGTGGCCCGTGACAGTAGAGGCGCACGCCTGACACCGGTGGCGGTCAACGGTTGGCAGCAGGCGTGGTTGGTGCCCGCGGGTGACGCCGGCACCATCACGCTGACCTTCGCCGCCAACACGGTGTACCGGGCCGGTCTGGGACTGGGCCTGAGCCTGTTGCCGCTGCTGGCGCTGCTGGCATTTTGGCGGCGCCGCAACGGTTCTGATGATGACGCGGCCGCGGTTCCGTGGCCGACCGGGGTTTGGGCCGGGGTGGCGGTGCTGGGAGCGGGCGGTCTGATCGCCGGCGTCGTCGGCGTTCTGGTGGTCGGGGCTCTGCTGGGCGTGCGATACCTGGCGCCCCCTCGGTGGCGCGACGGGCTGACCGTGGGGCTCAGCGCGGGCGGCATCGTGTTGGCCGGGGCGGCGTTGTCACGTCATCCGTGGCGCTCGGTCGACGGCTACGCCGGACATTCCGCGAGTGTGCAACTGCTGGCGTTGATTTCGCTGGCCGCGGTGGCTACATCGGTGGTGGGACGGGCGAAGGGCGCCAACTCGTAG
- a CDS encoding MaoC/PaaZ C-terminal domain-containing protein, giving the protein MSQPSGLRNMLRAVAGSLPVVSRSDQLSDRTVTVEELPIDSANVAAYAAVTGLRFGNNVPLTYPFALTFPSVMSLVTGFDFPFSAMGSVHTENQIMQYRPIAVTDTVGVRVHAENLREHRKGLLVDLVTDVSVGNEPAWHQVTTFLHQQRTSLSDEPKPPPQKQPKLPPPSAVLRITPSQIRRYAAVGGDHNPIHTNSVAAKLFGFPTVIAHGMYSAAAVLANIEARFPDAVRYSVRFGKPVLLPATAGLYIDERKVDGQDGWELSLRHIAKGYPHLTGTVQPL; this is encoded by the coding sequence GTGAGTCAACCGAGTGGTCTGCGCAACATGCTGCGGGCAGTGGCCGGTTCGCTGCCGGTGGTGTCCCGGTCCGATCAACTCTCCGACCGGACGGTGACGGTCGAGGAACTGCCGATCGACTCCGCGAATGTGGCCGCCTACGCGGCGGTCACCGGGTTGCGCTTCGGCAACAACGTGCCGCTGACGTATCCGTTCGCACTGACCTTCCCGTCGGTGATGTCGCTGGTGACCGGGTTCGACTTCCCTTTCTCCGCAATGGGTTCGGTGCACACCGAGAACCAGATCATGCAGTACCGCCCGATCGCGGTGACCGACACGGTCGGCGTGCGGGTGCACGCCGAAAATCTGCGCGAGCACCGCAAGGGTCTGCTGGTCGACCTGGTGACCGACGTCAGCGTCGGCAACGAACCGGCGTGGCACCAGGTGACCACCTTCCTGCACCAGCAACGCACCAGCCTGTCCGACGAGCCCAAGCCGCCGCCGCAGAAGCAGCCCAAGCTGCCGCCGCCCTCGGCGGTGCTGCGGATCACCCCGTCGCAGATCCGCCGCTACGCCGCGGTGGGCGGCGACCACAACCCGATCCACACCAACTCGGTGGCCGCCAAGCTGTTCGGTTTCCCCACCGTCATCGCGCACGGAATGTACAGTGCCGCAGCGGTTTTAGCGAACATCGAGGCACGTTTTCCGGATGCCGTGCGGTACTCGGTGCGGTTCGGCAAGCCGGTGCTGTTGCCGGCGACCGCGGGGCTCTACATCGACGAGCGCAAAGTCGATGGGCAAGACGGCTGGGAGTTGTCGCTGCGGCACATCGCCAAGGGCTACCCGCACCTGACGGGAACGGTGCAGCCCCTCTAA